The following proteins come from a genomic window of Longimicrobium sp.:
- a CDS encoding MBL fold metallo-hydrolase — MSTPVCRCAATVRCAVRLGFAAVLSALAGCTYNLRQVREPGRSVAFPTGGPWQSMVYAARTDSGVIVVDLGWHGAGAALAKRLRRLGAEPRDVTDVFLTHGHRDHIGAWRTVRHARFHLSAAEAPFFEGRATYADFPSRAGQSVSGRAGPWPGEVAVRPFASDTFFTFGADTVRAFLVPGHTPGHAAYLFRGVLFAGDAVARKPLTGFKGADPIFTTDRRTARESLRSLFERIRPYDVRWVCNAHAKCAALDSAFLRKVTR, encoded by the coding sequence ATGAGCACGCCCGTCTGCCGTTGCGCTGCGACCGTACGGTGCGCGGTCCGCCTTGGATTCGCGGCGGTCCTGTCCGCGCTCGCCGGCTGCACGTACAACCTGCGGCAGGTGCGGGAGCCGGGGCGCTCGGTGGCGTTCCCGACGGGCGGCCCGTGGCAGAGCATGGTGTACGCGGCGCGCACGGACAGCGGGGTGATCGTGGTCGACCTGGGCTGGCACGGCGCGGGGGCGGCGCTCGCGAAGCGCCTGCGCCGGCTCGGCGCGGAGCCGCGCGACGTGACCGACGTGTTCCTCACGCACGGCCACCGCGACCACATCGGCGCCTGGCGCACCGTGCGCCACGCCCGCTTCCACCTGTCCGCGGCCGAGGCGCCGTTCTTCGAGGGCCGGGCGACGTACGCCGACTTCCCCTCGCGCGCCGGCCAGTCGGTGTCGGGGAGGGCGGGTCCGTGGCCGGGCGAGGTGGCTGTGCGCCCGTTCGCCTCCGACACCTTCTTCACCTTCGGCGCCGACACGGTGCGCGCCTTCCTGGTCCCCGGGCACACGCCGGGGCACGCCGCCTACCTCTTCCGCGGCGTGCTCTTCGCCGGCGACGCCGTCGCGCGCAAGCCGCTCACCGGCTTCAAGGGCGCCGACCCGATCTTCACCACCGACAGGCGGACCGCGCGCGAGAGCCTGCGCTCCCTCTTCGAGCGCATCCGCCCCTATGACGTGCGCTGGGTCTGCAACGCCCACGCGAAGTGCGCCGCCCTCGACTCCGCCTTCCTCCGCAAGGTCACGCGTTGA